The following proteins come from a genomic window of Acinetobacter baumannii:
- a CDS encoding site-specific integrase, which produces MTKLLQVDSLDKPPNSFISFKGFEVDIYDHTWVLDINHTVNMLNLSKFSEKVRADVLNTFIHFAKYSSSTHAKEMIRYALKYPVLTGESEITLKGILEYKNYFNDKRYEYKLAKFRVFLKKLYNLGYSSVDDEIYDLIDSWRLGGNEKGTAVLSLDPDEGPFSPFEFQAIITKTNEYLAENKISYYEAALIRVFCATGRRPIQISGLKVKDLYVSDKYSFNDKNAVHILKIPRAKIRGASGFRFAFSEVGIRESIAKILFEHIQILKQKLTKQIKRELSEQEFTELPLFYDFEKLVNLDWGNQNEISEILTKEIIHIPSNKLTQILKKAIQKLGIRSRETGKPISVTAYRFRYTLGTNAARQKAGVNVIAKLLDHHDTQNAHCYVQSVPEIAQQISSIMDENLRKYADAFQGRVVKDEIEAQSQIKDANRISCVEQDCDVGSCGTHQYCRDHAPIACYLCSKFMPWANAPHHLVLEQLIKERDDLIAMGCSLEVAAVNDRAIIAVQQVIAACKEFNHG; this is translated from the coding sequence ATGACTAAATTACTTCAAGTTGATAGTTTAGATAAACCGCCAAATTCTTTTATTTCATTCAAAGGCTTTGAAGTTGATATTTATGATCATACATGGGTTTTAGATATTAATCACACAGTTAATATGTTGAATCTCTCAAAATTTTCGGAGAAAGTTAGGGCGGATGTTTTAAATACCTTTATACATTTTGCTAAATATAGCTCAAGCACACATGCTAAAGAAATGATCCGCTATGCTCTTAAATATCCTGTTTTGACAGGAGAGTCAGAAATTACTTTAAAAGGAATTTTAGAATATAAAAACTATTTTAATGATAAACGGTACGAATATAAGTTAGCGAAGTTTAGAGTCTTTTTAAAAAAACTCTACAATTTAGGATACTCTTCAGTAGATGATGAAATTTACGATTTAATAGATTCATGGAGATTAGGTGGGAATGAAAAAGGTACAGCCGTTCTTTCTCTTGATCCAGATGAAGGCCCATTTAGCCCATTTGAATTCCAAGCAATTATCACTAAAACTAACGAATATTTAGCAGAAAATAAGATTTCCTATTATGAGGCTGCTTTAATTCGTGTTTTTTGTGCGACTGGTAGAAGACCCATCCAAATTTCAGGACTAAAGGTTAAAGACCTATACGTGTCTGATAAATATAGTTTTAATGATAAAAATGCAGTTCATATCCTTAAGATTCCGAGAGCTAAAATTAGAGGTGCTAGTGGATTCCGATTTGCTTTTAGTGAAGTAGGGATTCGAGAAAGCATTGCAAAAATTTTATTTGAACATATTCAAATTCTAAAGCAAAAATTAACTAAACAAATAAAGAGAGAGCTATCTGAACAAGAGTTTACAGAGCTACCACTATTCTATGATTTTGAGAAGTTAGTTAATTTGGATTGGGGAAATCAAAATGAAATTTCAGAGATTTTGACAAAAGAAATTATTCATATACCGAGCAATAAATTAACCCAAATTTTGAAAAAAGCTATTCAAAAACTTGGTATCCGCTCTAGAGAAACTGGTAAACCAATATCTGTAACTGCATATCGGTTTCGTTACACGCTTGGAACTAATGCCGCTCGACAGAAAGCAGGTGTGAATGTCATTGCAAAGCTATTAGATCATCATGATACCCAGAATGCACATTGCTATGTACAAAGTGTTCCTGAAATTGCACAACAAATCTCTTCCATTATGGATGAGAACTTACGCAAATATGCAGATGCTTTTCAAGGAAGAGTTGTAAAGGATGAGATAGAGGCTCAATCACAAATTAAAGATGCTAATCGAATATCTTGTGTGGAACAGGACTGTGATGTTGGCTCATGTGGAACACATCAATATTGTAGGGATCATGCGCCAATAGCATGTTATCTGTGTAGCAAGTTTATGCCTTGGGCAAATGCACCCCATCATCTAGTTCTAGAGCAATTAATTAAAGAACGAGATGATCTAATAGCAATGGGATGTAGCCTTGAAGTCGCTGCTGTGAATGACCGAGCGATTATTGCCGTTCAGCAAGTAATTGCTGCTTGTAAGGAGTTTAATCATGGATAA
- a CDS encoding site-specific integrase: protein MMSVKRFVMSSGERFAVLLDSDGIPMTYPNLYTIIHLRNRGQSINTISANLEDIKLLFQLLDKLGIDLEQRIKSKDFLELNEIEAISNLASFSRSRLDGMTPNKKIINFPKGNNRERSRAKLVVTQDYVSKQLIYRRLTNFAEYIGWLETYFHSSAITNTKRLFTSRRPRKSMDIESEYKSFDSEQLYKILKAVDPDTQNRIWISDYITYRNELIIYLFLYLGCRKGELLNLKITDITSQKNGAVYLTIRRNPHDGSDSRLYQPLVKTRSRSIAVNKNLKKKLETYILNYRSTVPNVELTDYLILSNKGQPLSINALDKIFSEISRTVAFNVHAHAFRHTWNDKFSEKSQILVATGKTTEFKVENDRAYLMGWIPNSQSARRYSRRAENKRAIEVGLSIQEKFEDEND from the coding sequence ATGATGTCTGTTAAAAGATTTGTAATGAGTAGTGGCGAGCGATTTGCTGTTCTTTTGGATAGTGATGGTATTCCTATGACTTATCCAAATTTATATACGATTATTCATTTAAGAAATCGTGGTCAATCAATTAATACAATTTCAGCTAATTTGGAAGATATTAAGTTACTCTTCCAGTTGTTAGATAAGTTAGGAATTGACTTAGAACAAAGGATAAAAAGTAAAGACTTTTTGGAATTAAATGAAATCGAAGCTATATCAAATTTAGCCAGTTTTAGTCGTAGCCGATTAGATGGAATGACTCCAAATAAAAAAATTATAAATTTTCCAAAAGGTAATAACAGAGAGCGATCTAGAGCAAAATTGGTTGTTACTCAGGACTATGTGTCCAAACAATTAATATATAGGCGTTTAACTAATTTTGCTGAGTATATTGGATGGTTAGAGACATATTTTCATTCATCAGCAATAACAAACACAAAACGCTTGTTTACATCTCGTAGACCTCGAAAGTCCATGGATATTGAGTCTGAATATAAGTCCTTTGATAGTGAGCAATTATATAAAATTTTAAAGGCGGTTGATCCTGATACTCAGAATCGTATTTGGATTTCAGATTATATTACTTATAGAAATGAGCTGATTATCTATCTATTTTTGTATCTAGGATGTCGTAAAGGGGAATTATTAAATTTAAAAATTACAGATATAACATCCCAAAAGAATGGTGCTGTATATCTTACTATAAGACGTAACCCTCACGATGGGAGTGATTCTAGACTATATCAACCCTTGGTGAAAACTAGAAGTCGATCAATTGCAGTCAATAAAAATCTAAAGAAAAAATTAGAAACTTATATTTTAAATTATAGGTCAACCGTGCCGAATGTAGAACTTACGGACTATTTAATTTTATCAAATAAAGGCCAGCCACTTTCAATCAATGCTCTTGATAAAATCTTTTCTGAAATTTCGAGAACTGTTGCATTTAATGTACATGCACATGCATTTAGACATACTTGGAATGATAAATTTTCTGAGAAATCTCAAATTTTAGTGGCAACAGGTAAAACAACTGAATTTAAAGTAGAAAATGATCGTGCATATCTGATGGGATGGATACCTAACTCACAAAGTGCGAGAAGATATTCAAGACGTGCAGAAAATAAACGAGCTATAGAAGTAGGTTTAAGTATTCAAGAAAAATTTGAGGATGAAAATGACTAA
- the ssb gene encoding single-stranded DNA-binding protein, whose translation MRGVNKVILVGTLGRDPETKTFPNGGSLTQFSIATSEVWTDKNTGERKEQTEWHRIVLHNRLGEIAQQFLRKGSKVYIEGSLRTRQWTDQNGQERYTTEIRGDQMQMLDARQQGEQGFAGGNDFNQPRFNAPQQGGGYQNNNQGGGYGQNNGGYGGQGGFGNGGNSPQGGGFAPKAPQQPASAPADLDDDLPF comes from the coding sequence ATGCGTGGTGTAAATAAGGTTATTTTGGTTGGTACTTTGGGTCGTGATCCTGAAACAAAAACTTTTCCAAATGGGGGCTCGTTGACCCAGTTTTCTATCGCAACAAGTGAAGTTTGGACCGATAAAAATACAGGTGAACGTAAAGAACAAACAGAATGGCACCGTATTGTTTTGCATAACCGTTTAGGGGAAATTGCTCAGCAGTTTTTACGTAAAGGTTCTAAGGTTTATATCGAAGGTTCATTACGTACACGTCAGTGGACAGACCAAAATGGTCAAGAACGTTACACTACAGAAATCCGTGGCGACCAGATGCAAATGTTAGATGCTCGTCAACAAGGTGAACAAGGTTTTGCTGGCGGTAATGATTTTAACCAACCACGTTTTAACGCGCCTCAACAAGGTGGCGGCTATCAAAATAACAACCAAGGTGGGGGCTACGGCCAAAACAATGGTGGTTATGGTGGCCAAGGCGGTTTCGGTAATGGTGGCAATAGCCCACAAGGTGGTGGTTTCGCTCCTAAAGCGCCACAACAACCAGCATCTGCACCAGCTGATTTAGACGACGACTTACCGTTCTAG
- a CDS encoding MFS transporter, which yields MMNALERRSTFALSSIFALRMLGLFMIIPVFSVVGQSYQYATPALIGLAVGIYGLSQAILQIPFSLLADRFSRKPLVVFGLLLFAIGGAIAGLSDTIYGVIIGRAIAGAGAVSAVVMALLADVTREEQRTKAMAAMGMSIGLSFVVAFSLGPWLTSLVGISGLFFVTTIMGLIAIAMLLLVPKVTRHHRNYQQGYMAQLKQVIQMGDLNRLHVSVFALHLLLTAMFIYVPSQLIEFAHIPLASHGLVYLPLLVISLFFAFPSIIIAEKYRKMRGIFLTAITGILAGLLLLIFGYQSKYVLLAGLGIFFIAFNVMEALLPSWLSKSAPIQSKATAMGVNASSQFLGAFFGGTLGGQLLMLHNTAIGWSVLAGIAIIWLLISFGLAQPRYLSSIVLPLPQVQQVNEWTTQLLAIRGIEEVVVMPDQQVAYIKVDKQSLDDASRRDLTQLFGKEVAI from the coding sequence ATGATGAATGCTTTGGAACGTCGCTCAACTTTTGCCTTAAGTAGTATTTTTGCACTACGCATGTTGGGCTTGTTCATGATTATTCCTGTCTTTTCTGTAGTTGGGCAGTCATATCAATATGCGACTCCAGCACTCATTGGTTTGGCTGTAGGTATTTATGGTTTAAGTCAGGCCATTTTACAAATTCCATTTAGCTTACTTGCTGACCGTTTTAGCCGTAAACCGCTTGTGGTCTTTGGTCTGTTACTCTTTGCTATTGGTGGTGCAATTGCCGGATTATCTGACACCATTTATGGCGTAATTATTGGCCGTGCTATCGCTGGGGCGGGTGCAGTTTCGGCAGTAGTTATGGCACTTTTAGCCGATGTGACGCGTGAAGAGCAGCGTACTAAAGCCATGGCTGCCATGGGGATGAGTATTGGCTTGTCTTTTGTAGTCGCTTTTAGTCTTGGGCCTTGGCTCACAAGCCTTGTAGGTATTTCTGGTTTGTTCTTTGTGACAACCATCATGGGTTTGATCGCGATTGCGATGTTATTGCTGGTGCCTAAAGTCACTCGTCACCATCGTAATTACCAGCAAGGCTACATGGCACAGCTTAAACAAGTCATTCAAATGGGTGATTTAAACCGTTTACACGTTTCGGTTTTTGCATTGCATTTATTGCTGACCGCCATGTTTATTTATGTGCCGTCACAGCTTATTGAGTTTGCGCATATTCCTTTGGCGAGCCACGGTTTGGTGTATTTGCCACTTTTGGTTATTAGTCTGTTTTTTGCATTTCCTAGCATTATCATCGCTGAAAAATATCGCAAAATGCGCGGCATTTTCTTAACAGCAATTACAGGTATTCTTGCAGGTTTACTATTACTGATATTTGGTTATCAGTCTAAATATGTCTTGCTTGCAGGCTTAGGTATTTTCTTTATTGCCTTTAATGTCATGGAGGCTTTATTACCTTCTTGGCTGTCAAAATCAGCTCCAATCCAGTCGAAAGCTACCGCTATGGGGGTAAATGCCAGTAGCCAGTTCTTAGGTGCCTTTTTTGGTGGCACACTAGGTGGTCAATTATTGATGTTACATAATACTGCGATTGGATGGAGTGTCTTAGCAGGGATTGCTATAATATGGCTGCTAATTAGTTTTGGTTTAGCTCAGCCGCGGTATTTGTCATCTATTGTGCTGCCATTGCCGCAAGTGCAACAGGTGAATGAGTGGACCACACAACTATTGGCAATTCGTGGTATCGAAGAAGTTGTGGTGATGCCTGACCAGCAAGTTGCTTATATTAAAGTCGATAAACAGTCTCTTGATGACGCTTCGCGACGTGATTTAACGCAGTTGTTCGGTAAAGAGGTAGCCATTTAA
- a CDS encoding DUF475 domain-containing protein, whose amino-acid sequence MKHFRFSIFFTVVCLALSAYWGFTHGPEAGVSTMLKALTITAILAVMEVSLSFDNAVVNASVLRNWDPFWKMIFLTVGILIAVFGMRLIFPVVIVAVTADMGVIEVAKMALNDPKTYSERLMAHHAEISAFGGTFLLLVFLNFFFDDEKETHWFRWLESKLASLASVPAMSVFLALIALIVMAGYVDDHQRLAVTMAGIWGIVVYIGVEVLSHLLGGEPEIDENGNAVLQDGSGAASGVVKAGLGGFLYLEVLDASFSFDGVIGAFAITSDVVVIMLGLAIGAIFVRSMTVYLVEKGTLDAYVFLEHGAHYAIGALAFIMIASGTGVHVPEVVTGLIGVAFIVWAVIASIQYSKREQQSP is encoded by the coding sequence ATGAAGCATTTCCGATTTTCGATATTTTTTACGGTGGTGTGTTTAGCACTATCCGCTTACTGGGGTTTTACCCATGGACCTGAAGCGGGCGTGTCAACCATGCTTAAAGCTTTAACCATTACCGCGATTTTAGCTGTGATGGAAGTTTCTTTATCTTTTGACAATGCGGTCGTGAATGCATCGGTTCTCCGTAATTGGGACCCGTTCTGGAAAATGATCTTTTTAACGGTAGGTATTTTAATCGCCGTTTTTGGTATGCGTCTGATTTTCCCAGTCGTGATTGTTGCAGTGACTGCTGATATGGGTGTTATCGAAGTAGCCAAAATGGCACTTAATGATCCGAAAACCTACTCTGAACGTTTAATGGCTCATCACGCTGAAATTTCGGCTTTTGGTGGAACATTCCTATTACTGGTGTTCTTAAACTTCTTCTTTGATGACGAAAAAGAAACGCATTGGTTTAGATGGCTTGAATCTAAACTTGCAAGCTTGGCAAGCGTACCAGCAATGTCTGTATTTCTTGCTTTGATTGCCTTAATTGTGATGGCAGGTTATGTCGATGACCATCAACGTTTAGCTGTAACTATGGCCGGTATTTGGGGCATTGTGGTTTATATTGGCGTTGAAGTGCTCAGTCATTTGTTGGGCGGCGAACCTGAAATTGATGAAAATGGTAATGCTGTATTACAAGATGGATCAGGCGCTGCTTCTGGTGTTGTAAAAGCCGGTTTAGGTGGTTTCTTATATCTTGAAGTGTTAGATGCATCATTTAGTTTTGATGGTGTAATTGGTGCATTTGCCATTACTAGCGACGTTGTCGTGATTATGCTCGGTCTTGCAATTGGTGCTATTTTTGTCCGTTCAATGACAGTTTATCTTGTAGAAAAAGGCACACTAGATGCCTATGTGTTCTTGGAACATGGCGCGCATTATGCGATCGGTGCTTTAGCATTCATTATGATTGCAAGTGGTACAGGCGTGCATGTGCCGGAAGTTGTTACAGGTTTAATTGGTGTAGCGTTCATTGTTTGGGCGGTTATCGCTTCAATTCAATATTCGAAGCGCGAGCAACAGTCGCCTTAA
- the tenA gene encoding thiaminase II, which produces MLFSQELWQRNLNLYQKILDLPFNQELANGTLDKEAFCHYVIQDAQYLVAYGRVLAVAAAKAFDADDIMQFSDAAKIAIVVERSLHDDFMKNFGVTKEEFKNTPLTLAGHHYTSFLTATAWSESYPVVLAALLPCFWIYAEVGKDIVSKSVPNNPYQAWIDTYAGEEFHTAVRNVIATVDKVAARCDADTLEKMHAAYTMGAKLEWLFWDSAYHQRQWLGLDQI; this is translated from the coding sequence ATGCTTTTTTCTCAAGAACTTTGGCAACGTAATTTAAATTTATATCAAAAAATTCTCGACCTGCCTTTTAATCAGGAACTTGCTAACGGTACTTTAGATAAAGAAGCTTTTTGTCATTATGTTATTCAAGATGCTCAATATTTAGTGGCCTATGGCCGTGTGCTGGCTGTTGCAGCAGCTAAAGCTTTTGATGCTGACGATATTATGCAGTTTTCAGATGCAGCTAAAATTGCAATTGTGGTCGAGCGCAGTTTGCATGACGACTTTATGAAAAACTTTGGGGTAACTAAAGAAGAATTTAAAAATACCCCATTGACCTTGGCAGGCCATCATTACACTTCATTTTTGACAGCAACTGCTTGGTCTGAAAGCTACCCTGTTGTACTTGCTGCTCTATTACCTTGCTTCTGGATTTATGCCGAAGTCGGTAAAGACATTGTGAGTAAGTCTGTCCCAAACAATCCTTATCAGGCATGGATCGATACCTACGCAGGTGAAGAATTCCATACCGCCGTTCGTAATGTGATTGCGACGGTAGATAAAGTTGCCGCACGTTGTGATGCAGATACTTTAGAGAAAATGCATGCAGCCTATACCATGGGTGCAAAACTTGAATGGTTATTTTGGGATAGTGCCTACCATCAAAGACAATGGTTAGGTTTAGATCAGATCTAA
- a CDS encoding GlpM family protein, with the protein MWALFLKCMLGAGVVLIISILSKSKAFYIAGLVPLFPTFALIAHVIVFQQKGAEALQKTALFGLWSLIPYAIYLVAVYVLATRMSMWSCLGVATLCWVVAAAGLIYGWQLFQS; encoded by the coding sequence ATGTGGGCGTTATTTTTAAAGTGTATGTTGGGGGCTGGAGTTGTCCTCATTATTTCGATTTTATCGAAAAGTAAGGCATTTTATATTGCGGGTTTAGTCCCGCTTTTTCCTACCTTCGCTTTAATTGCTCATGTGATTGTTTTTCAGCAAAAAGGAGCCGAAGCGTTACAAAAAACGGCTTTGTTTGGTCTATGGTCACTTATTCCTTATGCCATTTATTTAGTTGCTGTTTATGTGCTGGCAACTCGTATGTCGATGTGGTCTTGTTTAGGAGTCGCAACACTATGCTGGGTTGTGGCTGCGGCAGGTTTGATTTACGGCTGGCAATTGTTTCAAAGTTAA
- a CDS encoding DUF1304 domain-containing protein, whose translation MIGQILIALIAILHVYILVLEMFLWDKPYGMKAFGNNAEKAKLTKVMAQNQGLYNGFLAAGLFWSLLADASFATSIANFFLGCVLIAGIYGGLTASKKIIYIQAVPALIALVAVNFL comes from the coding sequence ATGATTGGACAAATATTGATTGCGCTTATCGCAATATTACATGTCTATATTTTAGTGTTAGAGATGTTTTTATGGGACAAACCTTATGGCATGAAAGCCTTTGGAAATAATGCAGAAAAAGCAAAACTCACCAAAGTCATGGCACAGAACCAGGGTCTTTATAATGGCTTTTTAGCAGCAGGTTTATTTTGGTCTTTATTGGCTGATGCGTCATTTGCAACATCAATTGCCAACTTCTTTTTAGGCTGTGTACTGATTGCTGGTATTTATGGTGGTCTGACTGCCAGTAAAAAGATTATTTATATTCAGGCGGTTCCGGCATTGATTGCTTTAGTCGCTGTTAATTTTCTTTAA
- a CDS encoding zinc-binding dehydrogenase — protein MRSIIHRNFGEPVDVLEQADMPKPEPKAGEVRIKTIMSPIHNHDVWTVRGSYGYKPTLPAIGGSEAVGIVDALGEGVEHVQVGQRIAVAAVHGSWAEYFIAPAHGIIPLNNEIDDETAAQLIGMPISALMLLDFVNVQPGQWLIQNTANGAVGKTVAMIAQARGLPVINLVRRTDAIAEMQALGIQHVVATDQPNWKEQVKQIHGDQPLIAGVDSIGGSASGEMLHLLSENSLLVSFGSMTGETMQISSGDLIFKQATVKGFWASVVNKEMPAARKKELIVELLTLATQKKLILPVEGVFSFDEIKTAAQRATQGARQGKVLLKP, from the coding sequence ATGCGAAGTATTATCCATCGTAATTTTGGCGAACCTGTAGACGTTTTAGAGCAGGCGGATATGCCAAAGCCTGAACCAAAAGCAGGCGAAGTGCGTATTAAAACCATCATGTCTCCGATCCATAATCATGATGTATGGACAGTACGCGGTAGTTATGGCTATAAACCAACCTTACCTGCGATTGGTGGCAGTGAGGCAGTTGGTATTGTAGATGCGTTAGGTGAAGGTGTTGAACATGTACAGGTAGGGCAACGTATTGCAGTTGCGGCTGTGCATGGCAGTTGGGCTGAATACTTTATTGCGCCTGCTCATGGGATTATTCCACTCAATAATGAAATTGATGATGAAACAGCAGCACAACTGATTGGTATGCCAATTAGTGCACTTATGCTACTCGACTTTGTAAATGTTCAACCGGGTCAATGGCTCATTCAAAACACGGCGAATGGTGCAGTCGGTAAAACAGTTGCCATGATTGCACAGGCACGTGGCTTACCTGTGATTAATCTGGTTCGTCGTACTGATGCAATTGCAGAAATGCAAGCATTAGGTATTCAACATGTAGTTGCAACCGATCAGCCTAACTGGAAAGAGCAAGTTAAACAGATTCATGGCGACCAACCTCTGATTGCCGGTGTGGACTCGATTGGTGGAAGTGCAAGTGGCGAAATGCTGCACTTACTCAGTGAAAATAGCCTGCTCGTTTCGTTCGGTAGTATGACTGGCGAAACCATGCAGATTTCATCGGGTGATCTAATTTTCAAACAAGCGACAGTAAAAGGTTTCTGGGCGAGTGTAGTTAATAAAGAAATGCCAGCAGCTCGTAAAAAGGAACTGATCGTTGAGCTGCTAACATTAGCGACTCAGAAAAAATTAATCCTTCCTGTAGAAGGTGTATTTAGTTTTGATGAGATTAAAACTGCGGCTCAAAGAGCAACGCAAGGCGCTCGTCAAGGCAAAGTATTATTAAAGCCGTAA
- a CDS encoding TetR/AcrR family transcriptional regulator produces MKRLNKSETTRQHILDTSFELVLHKGFVGVGLQEILKACDVPKGSFYHYFASKEAFGCALLEQYMANYKVRMEQLWQHSEQSAHARLMALWQAWIDDPVHGSWAENCLIVKLAAEVSDLSEDMRQILNDGVHKLTQRLALLLKEGQQEGSIPKHIEPLKTAQVMYQLWLGAALLTKLSQDKAHLHLALETTQQLLKPIEE; encoded by the coding sequence ATGAAACGATTAAATAAAAGCGAAACCACACGACAACACATTCTAGATACCAGTTTTGAACTGGTACTACATAAAGGTTTTGTCGGTGTTGGTTTGCAAGAAATTTTAAAGGCTTGTGACGTACCTAAAGGTTCGTTCTATCACTACTTTGCTTCAAAAGAGGCGTTTGGCTGTGCGTTGCTCGAGCAATACATGGCCAATTATAAAGTCCGTATGGAACAGCTTTGGCAGCACAGTGAGCAAAGTGCCCATGCCCGTTTAATGGCTTTATGGCAAGCGTGGATTGATGATCCGGTACATGGTAGCTGGGCTGAAAACTGCTTGATTGTGAAATTGGCAGCCGAAGTTTCGGACTTGTCAGAAGATATGCGCCAAATTCTCAATGACGGTGTGCACAAACTAACCCAACGTTTGGCTTTACTACTCAAAGAAGGGCAACAAGAAGGATCAATTCCAAAACATATTGAACCTTTGAAAACTGCGCAAGTCATGTATCAGTTATGGTTAGGTGCTGCTTTACTCACAAAATTGTCGCAAGACAAAGCACATCTACATCTAGCCTTAGAAACCACCCAACAACTCTTAAAACCGATAGAGGAATAA